The Thermotoga sp. SG1 genome includes a window with the following:
- a CDS encoding ABC transporter permease, producing the protein MNFVRRYLLPRLITYFLVIWVGITMIFFIPRFLPTDPVQQFINRLVAQGTYMDPKAIEEMTETLKELYGLKGSLWEQYINFWKRFLKGDFGPSYYQFPTPVIILIKQSLPWTAWLLLVTTLLSWIIGNILGGLAGYFSNRRWVKILDGIAMVIRPMPYYILALGLLILLAYIIPIFPIGGGFAIGMQFTFSWENLLILLKHAFLPALSLILIGVFIWFQAMKLVVQSVKSEDYVKYAKMGGIEEKRIVRRYVIRNAMLPQITGLALSLGQIFGGALITEIVFSYPGIGTLLYNAIFTGDYNLLMGVSTLSILLITTSILLIDLLYPLFDPRVRYR; encoded by the coding sequence TTGAACTTCGTGAGAAGGTATCTTCTCCCAAGACTGATAACGTACTTTCTTGTTATCTGGGTGGGAATCACGATGATCTTTTTCATACCGAGGTTTCTACCTACGGATCCGGTACAGCAGTTCATAAATCGTCTTGTAGCCCAAGGAACGTATATGGACCCGAAGGCGATAGAAGAGATGACAGAAACTCTGAAGGAGCTTTACGGACTGAAAGGAAGTCTGTGGGAACAGTACATAAACTTCTGGAAACGCTTTTTGAAGGGTGATTTTGGTCCTTCTTACTACCAGTTCCCAACGCCTGTGATAATACTGATAAAGCAGTCTTTACCGTGGACAGCATGGCTTCTTTTGGTGACAACCCTTCTTTCCTGGATCATAGGAAACATCCTTGGAGGTCTTGCGGGGTACTTTTCGAACAGAAGATGGGTGAAGATACTCGATGGAATAGCAATGGTGATAAGACCGATGCCGTACTATATCCTTGCCCTCGGACTCCTGATTCTTCTCGCATACATCATTCCCATCTTCCCAATTGGAGGCGGCTTTGCGATAGGGATGCAGTTCACCTTCAGCTGGGAAAACCTTCTGATCCTGTTGAAACACGCGTTTTTGCCGGCTCTGTCCCTGATACTGATCGGTGTGTTCATCTGGTTCCAGGCGATGAAACTCGTCGTTCAGAGTGTGAAGTCAGAAGACTACGTCAAGTACGCCAAGATGGGAGGAATAGAGGAGAAGAGAATCGTTCGAAGGTACGTCATAAGAAACGCCATGTTGCCACAGATAACAGGACTTGCTCTATCTTTAGGTCAGATCTTCGGAGGAGCCTTGATCACGGAGATCGTGTTTTCCTACCCCGGTATTGGAACACTCCTCTACAACGCCATATTCACGGGTGACTACAACCTTTTAATGGGGGTCAGCACACTTTCTATCCTTCTGATCACAACGAGTATCCTTTTGATAGATCTGCTTTATCCCCTGTTCGATCCGAGGGTGAGATACAGATGA
- a CDS encoding ABC transporter permease, translating to MQVLKDLLRDTRFRFGFIVFLVLAGLSVLSFFSPYNPYLWNQVPRDLPPQWPHILGTNSMGQDIFWKLTFAVRNSLIMSLIAGLVSRIIAMIVGMIAGYKGGTADRVLMFLSDSFLVIPLFIIIVLIATMVKARLSLPMLGLLLGVFGWAWDARVIRSQVLSLRERDFTYTALLSGSKALAIVFKEYLPFLIPLIFATLIGNMSWAIGMEITLAILGVSNLDIPTLGTMLQWSINYQALLLGYWWWVLTPVITSIFLFIALYLISVSISEYLDPRMRIQRIGQA from the coding sequence ATGCAGGTGTTGAAGGATCTGTTGAGAGATACACGCTTCAGATTCGGTTTTATAGTGTTTCTGGTTCTTGCGGGACTTTCTGTTCTGTCTTTCTTTTCGCCCTACAACCCTTATCTGTGGAACCAGGTTCCAAGGGATCTTCCTCCCCAGTGGCCCCACATACTGGGTACAAACTCCATGGGACAGGATATCTTCTGGAAACTCACCTTTGCCGTGAGGAACTCGCTCATCATGTCGCTCATAGCGGGTCTTGTCTCAAGGATCATAGCGATGATCGTGGGAATGATCGCCGGATACAAGGGAGGAACCGCTGACAGGGTACTGATGTTTCTGAGCGACTCTTTCCTTGTGATACCTCTTTTCATCATAATCGTTCTCATTGCCACGATGGTGAAGGCACGGCTCAGTCTACCCATGCTGGGACTTCTTCTTGGCGTCTTCGGCTGGGCATGGGATGCGAGGGTCATAAGATCCCAGGTTTTGAGTCTGAGAGAGAGGGATTTCACCTACACTGCCCTCCTTTCAGGTTCGAAGGCTCTGGCCATCGTCTTCAAAGAGTATCTGCCGTTTTTGATTCCTCTCATCTTCGCAACGCTCATCGGTAACATGTCCTGGGCGATCGGAATGGAGATCACACTCGCAATCCTGGGTGTTTCCAACCTCGACATTCCAACCCTTGGCACCATGCTCCAGTGGTCGATAAACTACCAGGCACTTCTTCTGGGATACTGGTGGTGGGTATTGACACCGGTCATAACATCAATCTTTCTGTTCATAGCGCTGTATCTCATCTCGGTCAGCATCAGTGAGTACCTTGATCCGAGGATGAGGATACAGAGAATAGGACAGGCATGA